The nucleotide window ATAGACGTTGAGACCCTAAACGTTGAGAGGGCTGGAGAACTGATAAAGGGGGACATAGAGGAATGGCTCAAGAAGGTTTTCTGGTAGCCGGGATATGGATCCTCCTGGGGACTGCGCTGATGGCCATGTATAGGGTCATAGCGGGGCCAACGCTACCAGATAGGGTAGTCGGCCTCAACACGATAACCACCAAGATCGTGGGAATATTGACCATACTTGCGATCCTCTGGAGGGAGTACTACTTGATAGACATGGCAATAGTCCTGTTAATGGTAAACTCAATAGGCGGTCTGATACTCGCCAAGCACATGGAGAGGAGGGGAAATGATTGAGCTAATTCCCCTATTGTTCGGCTACTCTATAATGTTCTTCGGAGCCCTCGGTGTCGTGAGGTTTCCAGATGTCTACACGAGGCTTCACGCGGCCACAAAGTGCGATACTGGAGGGATAATGGGTATAGTCCTTGGTTTATCTTTAATAGTCAACTCCTGGAGCGTCAGGGTTAAGCTGATATTTCTATTGGTCCTGATAGCAATGATAAACCCGATGATAAGCCATGCGATAGCTAGGGGAGCCTATAAAATGGGAGTCAAGCCTGTGGGTAAGGTGGACATGTATGCTTGGGACAATGCTTAGCTTCATGATAATCCTGCTGGCCCTCACGGTCGTCCTGCATAGGGACTTCTTGGCCTCGCTAATAGCATACTCCCTCGTTGGGCTGTCATTCGTAATGCTTGCGGTACTAGCGAGGGCCCCCGACGTTGCACTCTCGGCGATAGCCGTCGGGGGAATAGTTATAGGCCTCTTCATCTTCGCCTACGAGAAGGTTAGGGAAGAGGGAATTGAGCTCCCCTTGGGCCTGGCCGTTGTTCCTCTGGCCATTGCCCTCTTAAGGCTAAGAGTGAGCGTTAACCCAGGGAGTTACTATCACTACATCAAAGCCTGGAGCATTGGGAACCTTGTTAGCGAGATACTGGCTGGATGGAGACTATATGACAGCGTTGGAGAGGCTTTAATACTCTTCTCGGCCGCTTTGGGTTTTAGCCTGTTAATCAGGGGGAAGAAGAAATGAAGATGAGCTTGATAGCTAGAACGACGAGCAAGATAGTGGCACCTTTCCTTGTTACCTACGCGGCCTACCTTATCTTGTACGGAGCGTACTCCCCAGGAGGAGGGTTTCAGGCAGGGGTTATACTCGCGGTCGCGGTTATACTTCTCATAACCTCCCACGGGTACAAGAAAGTTAAGAAGAGGTTCAGGGGAAGAACCGTGAGTTACTTGGAGAGCCTCTCAAGCCTCGGGATAGCACTACTAATCGCCCTGGTGGCCCTTGCATACTTAAGGCCAAGGGACGATATCGTCACATCATTTAACGTTCTCGTCGGGATCAAGGTCGGCGCGGCGTTCGTGCTGATATTCTATTCCCTAATAGCTTTCCTGGAGAGGGATTAAGGATGTTCGAGGAAACGGGCATCGCCCTAATCGTAATAGGAATAGCCGGAGTTGCCATGAACAGGTCTAGGTTGAAGCAGCTTCTCTCCCTTAACTTGGTGGCCCTCGGGGTCGTCCTGTACCTGATTGGGAAGGGAGCCGAGCTGGGAAACGGCCCACCGCTTAAGGACTTCCCAACTCCGGTAGACCCTATACCTTCAGTGCTCATGCTAACAACTTTGGTCGTCGACGTTGCAGTTACTGGACTAGCCTTAAGCTTCCTCCTGGAGGGAGGGAAGTGAACGCGGTCATAATGGTGATAAGCCCCGTGATATTCTCCCTGCTGATATACATCTTCGGAACCTTCAGGATAGAGGGGACCTTCAGGGCAAGGTTCAGGTTGCCGTTAACGTACGAGGTTAAGGCACTCTATCTCCTTGGAGTGTTCCTGCCAATGCTCCTATTCCCCCTCTCCCGCGGGGGAGTTGTTGGGGGTTACCCAAGGGAGATTGGAATAGAGGTGGGCCTCGACTGGGTAAGCTCAACTTTTCTAATAGCTGAATTCCTTGTCTTCGGCGCCTCCTCACTGTATCTAGTCAAGAGAGTAACGAATTGGAAAGAGTTGAGCCTTCTCCTGCTAATGCATTCTGGCTTGATAGGGGCTTTCATATCCAAGGATTACTTTAACTTCTACGTCTTCATGGAGCTTTCGGCTGTTTCCTCCTATGCCCTAATAGCGTCCCAGGATAGAGAAGCGGCATTCAAGTATCTGTTACTCTCAATGACGGCGTCCTATGTTTTGATACTAGCCCTTGGCATGATCTACTTCCAAACAGGTTACCTCAACGTTGAGCTTGCGAGTGAGGTTGGCCTAAGGGATGACACCCCATTAAGATTGGCCGCGATTTCCCTTATTCTAAAGGCCGGAATATTCCCCCTTCACGTATGGCTTCCCGATGCTCATTCAAACGCTAAAACATATGTGAGCTCAATTCTATCAGGTATAGCGGTTAAGGCCCCAATCTACGGACTAATACTCCTATCAAACTTGGGAGATCTATCCTTTCTGAAACCCTTTGCGATACTTTCGATGGCATTCGGAGTTATCATGGCCATCCTCCAGTTCAACGCCAAGAGGTTATTAGCCTACCACACCGTCTCTCAAATGGGGTACATTCTGCTCGGCCTCTCCACGGGCAACGTCTACGGAGCAACGCTGTACTCTTTAGCTCATGCGATGTTCAAGGGAGGACTCTTCCTGGGAGTTGGGGCCATAATCGATGCCAGGAAAAGAAAGGATCTGAAGTACTTAGGCTCCAGGAATATCCTCCTAATAGTCTCCATAGCGATCCTCAGCCTTGCGATATCTGGACTTGGGATAACTATAGGCGGGGTCGCTAAGTCATATCTGGCCACAACGGAGAAGGCTATCATCTACGCAGTCTCATTCGGAACGGCATTTTCGTTTTCAAAGCTGAACTACTATCTATGGAAAGGTTACGGGAACGAGCCCACGAATTTCTCCATTTTGCCTTCCCTAACCTTAGGGGTGCTTACCGTTTTAGTGGGGATAGAGCTTGGAGGTAAGCTGTCTAAGTACGACCTCTTGATTCCCTTGGCCTTCCTCACGTTCTACGCCTTAAGGGGATACCTAACGAGAAGGGATTATGTAATAAGGTTAGAGGCCAACCATGGAGTTGCATTGTTCGCGCTAATACTCGGGCTGTTTTCCATTTAAAGTCCTTCGATCTTTTTCCTTGCAATTCTCTTTGACCCAATTCTAAGATTTTTAAAGAACTCTATATGCTCCTCAGGAAGAAAACTGTCCAAGTTAGTTTCCCTTAGCTTTTTCCTTACGTTTTTCTTGGCTGACCTTTTCTCCTGGGTGTAAGAGAAGTTAATGTTAATGAAATCATCAAGTTTTCTGTCCATGGAACATTTTAATGATTGGAGTCTATATAAGCTTTAGTATACTTTCTGAACTAGATTTGGCCATATAGAGTCCTTCTTCAAGAACCGATAAGGAGTATCCCCACCGCAGTTTATGGTGAGTTTACAGTTTGTGTATCGCATTTTCAGACCTAGGATCATAGTAAAGATTAAATAACTTAAATTGAGGCTTTCCTAAGGGTTAAATAAATGGAACTCTTTATAGATGAGAGCGGAGACTTAGGAGGGCTGAAGAGCCCTAAAAGGTATTTTATAGTTGCAGGGGTACTATGCGATGAGAATAAAACAGAAAAACCAATAAAGGAACTTGCAAGGAGATTTAACCTGAATGAACTTAAATTTAGCAAACTAAAGTATGAAGATAAGGTTCAAGCTACAGAAGTTATATCAACACTAAATTTTGAAATATCCTATGTTGTTCTTTCAAAGAATAGCATTCAGCTAAAGTTGTGGTTGGATAAATCAAAGAAAAATAAGAACCTTGCAGCGAGGGTATTATACTCAACACTAATAAAAGGACTTGGATGGAGTTCTAGTGTGATCATCGATCAAAGCCACTATTCAAGGGATATTTCCAGATTTCTCGCCAAAGAATATAGGGTTAAGGTATCTTCGCAAGATTCCTCTCTTCGACCTGGCCTTCAGTTAGCCGATGCAATTGCTAACATCCTGTACCTTCATTACCAGTTTAAAGACAAAGAACTTTATGAGATGATCAAGGATGAGGTAATCTTTACTAAGTTTTTAAACGAAAAAAAGCCTAAGAAGAAGCTATCTAACGTCGGGTGGCTAGTCCCTACCGGTGACCCCCACCCTCATCCTCATTATAGTTATTATTGAGGTGTCTTTATTAATATTTTCGTCTAATCTAACCTCAACCTTACTATCTCTCCAACCTCGAATTCTCCACCTATAAGTTTCACTAATTCATCGTTGCAGTAGAAGCTAATTCCTCTGACAGGCACGCCGTTTGCAAGGACACTAAAGTTAGCTCTGAAGAGTCCGACACCGTTAGGAAGGATCTCATCGGGTTTAACAGTAAACCCAAGGATGTGGCCTTCTCTACCGTTCAATATGGCTCCATACCTGTAATGTGGAACTCCACCCTCAACGTTCCCAAACGGCGTCATGCCTCTCTTTCCCTTCTTCAATGGTTTTAGCATATAGTAGCTTTCCTTCCTCTCAACGACTTCAAACTCCTCTCCCTTTACTGTCTTGACGAGCTCCGTAAGGATTGGATAAATAATCAACCCGCCCCTAGCCCTATAGGGATCATCGCAAGGCCTAAGCTCAAAGTGGGCATGCTTGTCCGTCCAAGGAGAGAAGAACCCAGAAAGCCTCAACCTACCAATCTCATCCCCCAGGAAAACTTTCTCTCCAACTTTAACACTTGAATCCACGTGAAGAACTTTCAAGCAGATATCGCCGATAGAGAATATCATTAGGTAATCCTCCCTAACCGGTATATGCCTAGGAGTCCTTATCTTCCTGACATCTATCAGCTTTCCCTCCTCAAAGGGGAAAAGGGCGTGATCTTCAAAGTACACATCGACGGCCGTTCCAAGCTTATGTGGAGTGTAAGGGGTAGTAAAAAAGGAATACCTAACATCGGGAATCTCCAAGTAGAGGTCTCTGATTTTAGCTATCCTCACAGCCTACACCCGTCACTTTGGCTTTAGGTAACCCCACTTATCTAGGGCCTTCTTGAGCTCTGGACTTGACTTGGCTTTCTCCTCCAAGTCGAGGCCTTCGATAGCGGCATCTATGGCATCCCTAAGGGCCTTTGCTCCAGCTCTCGGCCCATCTGGATGGCCCATGACTCCTCCTCCGGCTTGAATAACTAGGTCTTTCCCAAAGAGCCTTATCAGCTCTGGCATCAAGCCTGGATGTAATCCACCGCTCGCAACTGGAAATACAGGCCTTATGTGCTCCCACTTACTCAACAGGAAGTCGTTTATCTTCTTTATCTCCTCGTAATCTCCCGCCATCTTCCCCACGGCAGTTCCAGTATGTATCTGATCTACACCTATCATTCTAGCGGCTTTCGCTAGAGCGAACATAGTTATTCCGTGCTTTGGATTTCTAGTGAAAGCAGCGTGCATTGCTCTATGAGCGTGGATTGCCAAGCCAAGATCTTCAGTTACCTCCCTCATGTATTGCAAAGCGCTCCAGCCGGCAACGACTATGTCTATCATCACGTACTGCCCGCCTTCATTTGCCACAAGCTCGGCCCTCTTTTCCATGACGTTGACTGGACCAGTAATGTTTATGAGGTACTCCTTCGTCTCTCCCGTTTCAGCCTCGACCCTGTCCCTAACCCTGTACAGCTTTTTAACCCTCTCCTCGAACCTGTTAAAGGGAAAGCTCGTAAAGTTCTCGTCATCCTTTAATAGATCTATGCCACCGCTCCAGAGCTCGTAAGCTATCTCAGCATACTCCTCGACGCTCCATCCCATTTTAGGCTTGGGGACGGTGGCAGTTAACGGTCTATCCTTAATGCCCATGAACTCCCTAATCCCCTTGACCCCAAATTGGGGCCCCTTGAAGTGCCTCAGGTATTCGTACGGAGGATGAAAGTCGAGGAGCCTCAAATTCTTTAGGGCTTTCATTCCGAATACGTTCCCAGCTATAGCACTAAACAGCTGAACTAAGCTTCCCTCTTCAAATAGGGTTAGGGGGTAAGCTATCTTTGCTATATAACCCTCGCCGTGCTTTTCCAAGTAGAAGACCTTTGCCATACTCCTCTTGGCCATCTCGGGCAGCTTCCAAAGGGTAGTCCAAGTTCCTATGGAGCTTTCACTCGCTATCCTCCCAGCGGCTTCCTCGGGGGAAACTCCGTTGGGTTCGAAGTAGTACTCAACTATGAGCTCGTCCCTACCAGGCTCGTAGTTCAAATCCACGAAGTCTAGGTACCATTCAACCTTCATGGAAGACACCAATTAATATTTCTCACCAAAGTTTAAATGTCTACA belongs to Pyrococcus abyssi GE5 and includes:
- a CDS encoding monovalent cation/H+ antiporter complex subunit F, with the translated sequence MAQEGFLVAGIWILLGTALMAMYRVIAGPTLPDRVVGLNTITTKIVGILTILAILWREYYLIDMAIVLLMVNSIGGLILAKHMERRGND
- the mnhG gene encoding monovalent cation/H(+) antiporter subunit G, producing MIELIPLLFGYSIMFFGALGVVRFPDVYTRLHAATKCDTGGIMGIVLGLSLIVNSWSVRVKLIFLLVLIAMINPMISHAIARGAYKMGVKPVGKVDMYAWDNA
- a CDS encoding hydrogenase subunit MbhD domain-containing protein, which produces MLGTMLSFMIILLALTVVLHRDFLASLIAYSLVGLSFVMLAVLARAPDVALSAIAVGGIVIGLFIFAYEKVREEGIELPLGLAVVPLAIALLRLRVSVNPGSYYHYIKAWSIGNLVSEILAGWRLYDSVGEALILFSAALGFSLLIRGKKK
- a CDS encoding Na(+)/H(+) antiporter subunit B, whose translation is MKMSLIARTTSKIVAPFLVTYAAYLILYGAYSPGGGFQAGVILAVAVILLITSHGYKKVKKRFRGRTVSYLESLSSLGIALLIALVALAYLRPRDDIVTSFNVLVGIKVGAAFVLIFYSLIAFLERD
- a CDS encoding cation:proton antiporter subunit C, whose protein sequence is MFEETGIALIVIGIAGVAMNRSRLKQLLSLNLVALGVVLYLIGKGAELGNGPPLKDFPTPVDPIPSVLMLTTLVVDVAVTGLALSFLLEGGK
- a CDS encoding monovalent cation/H+ antiporter subunit D family protein: MNAVIMVISPVIFSLLIYIFGTFRIEGTFRARFRLPLTYEVKALYLLGVFLPMLLFPLSRGGVVGGYPREIGIEVGLDWVSSTFLIAEFLVFGASSLYLVKRVTNWKELSLLLLMHSGLIGAFISKDYFNFYVFMELSAVSSYALIASQDREAAFKYLLLSMTASYVLILALGMIYFQTGYLNVELASEVGLRDDTPLRLAAISLILKAGIFPLHVWLPDAHSNAKTYVSSILSGIAVKAPIYGLILLSNLGDLSFLKPFAILSMAFGVIMAILQFNAKRLLAYHTVSQMGYILLGLSTGNVYGATLYSLAHAMFKGGLFLGVGAIIDARKRKDLKYLGSRNILLIVSIAILSLAISGLGITIGGVAKSYLATTEKAIIYAVSFGTAFSFSKLNYYLWKGYGNEPTNFSILPSLTLGVLTVLVGIELGGKLSKYDLLIPLAFLTFYALRGYLTRRDYVIRLEANHGVALFALILGLFSI
- a CDS encoding PCNA-inhibitor, which gives rise to MDRKLDDFININFSYTQEKRSAKKNVRKKLRETNLDSFLPEEHIEFFKNLRIGSKRIARKKIEGL
- a CDS encoding DUF3800 domain-containing protein translates to MELFIDESGDLGGLKSPKRYFIVAGVLCDENKTEKPIKELARRFNLNELKFSKLKYEDKVQATEVISTLNFEISYVVLSKNSIQLKLWLDKSKKNKNLAARVLYSTLIKGLGWSSSVIIDQSHYSRDISRFLAKEYRVKVSSQDSSLRPGLQLADAIANILYLHYQFKDKELYEMIKDEVIFTKFLNEKKPKKKLSNVGWLVPTGDPHPHPHYSYY
- the rbcL gene encoding type III ribulose-bisphosphate carboxylase; protein product: MKVEWYLDFVDLNYEPGRDELIVEYYFEPNGVSPEEAAGRIASESSIGTWTTLWKLPEMAKRSMAKVFYLEKHGEGYIAKIAYPLTLFEEGSLVQLFSAIAGNVFGMKALKNLRLLDFHPPYEYLRHFKGPQFGVKGIREFMGIKDRPLTATVPKPKMGWSVEEYAEIAYELWSGGIDLLKDDENFTSFPFNRFEERVKKLYRVRDRVEAETGETKEYLINITGPVNVMEKRAELVANEGGQYVMIDIVVAGWSALQYMREVTEDLGLAIHAHRAMHAAFTRNPKHGITMFALAKAARMIGVDQIHTGTAVGKMAGDYEEIKKINDFLLSKWEHIRPVFPVASGGLHPGLMPELIRLFGKDLVIQAGGGVMGHPDGPRAGAKALRDAIDAAIEGLDLEEKAKSSPELKKALDKWGYLKPK